The following coding sequences lie in one Frigoribacterium sp. SL97 genomic window:
- the tal gene encoding transaldolase translates to MTDSNTAQLSAAGVSIWLDDLSRERINAGGLQKLIAERNVVGVTTNPTIFASALAKGEAYDDQVALLAKTGVSVTDAVFEITTDDVTRACDIFRELYDTTDGFDGRVSIEVEPGLAHDAQGTIDQAVKLAAKVGRPNALIKIPATVEGLEAITAVIAQGISVNVTLIFSLERYRAVINAYLTGLEQAKAAGIDITEIHSVASFFVSRVDTEIDKRLDAVGTDEAKALKGKAGVANAQLAYEVYQQAFDTERAKGLLAAGANKQRPLWASTGVKDPAVLDTTYVVELVAQDVVNTMPEKTLEATFDHGDVRGDTISASYASANETMDAIAAQGVSYDDVTEALEKEGVEKFVVSWNELLDTVTAALEAAKPAGESK, encoded by the coding sequence ATGACCGATTCCAACACCGCACAGCTGTCCGCCGCAGGCGTCAGCATCTGGCTCGACGACCTCTCGCGTGAGCGCATCAACGCGGGCGGCCTCCAGAAGCTGATCGCCGAGCGCAACGTCGTCGGCGTCACCACCAACCCCACGATCTTCGCGTCGGCTCTCGCCAAGGGCGAGGCCTACGACGACCAGGTCGCCCTGCTCGCGAAGACCGGTGTCAGCGTCACGGACGCCGTCTTCGAGATCACGACCGACGACGTCACCCGCGCCTGCGACATCTTCCGCGAGCTCTACGACACGACGGACGGCTTCGACGGCCGCGTGTCGATCGAGGTCGAGCCCGGTCTCGCGCACGACGCGCAGGGCACCATCGACCAGGCGGTCAAGCTCGCCGCCAAGGTCGGTCGCCCCAACGCCCTGATCAAGATCCCCGCGACCGTCGAGGGCCTCGAGGCCATCACCGCCGTGATCGCCCAGGGCATCAGCGTCAACGTGACCCTGATCTTCAGCCTCGAGCGCTACCGCGCCGTCATCAACGCGTACCTCACGGGTCTCGAGCAGGCCAAGGCCGCCGGCATCGACATCACCGAGATCCACTCCGTCGCCTCGTTCTTCGTGTCGCGCGTCGACACCGAGATCGACAAGCGTCTCGACGCGGTCGGGACCGACGAGGCCAAGGCCCTGAAGGGCAAGGCCGGCGTGGCCAACGCCCAGCTCGCCTACGAGGTCTACCAGCAGGCCTTCGACACCGAGCGGGCCAAGGGCCTCCTCGCCGCCGGCGCCAACAAGCAGCGTCCCCTCTGGGCTTCCACCGGTGTCAAGGACCCCGCCGTCCTCGACACCACGTACGTGGTCGAGCTCGTCGCCCAGGACGTCGTCAACACGATGCCCGAGAAGACGCTCGAGGCGACCTTCGACCACGGTGACGTCCGTGGCGACACGATCAGCGCCTCCTACGCCTCGGCCAACGAGACCATGGACGCGATCGCGGCGCAGGGCGTCTCGTACGACGACGTGACCGAGGCCCTCGAGAAAGAGGGCGTCGAGAAGTTCGTCGTCTCGTGGAACGAACTGCTCGACACGGTCACCGCTGCCCTCGAGGCCGCCAAGCCCGCCGGGGAGTCCAAGTGA
- a CDS encoding glucose-6-phosphate dehydrogenase assembly protein OpcA, producing MIVDLPDSTISRVQKTLVKIREEGGAVALGRVLTLIISTRLGDEEEAIEAANDASREHPMRVIVVSTSTDLDLDEVDGRLDAQIRVGGDAGASEVILLRAYGETASDEEGLVTGLLLPDAPVVAWWPKTAPAVVSESPLGRIAQRRITDAASQSNPRQSIIDLARSYAPGDTDFAWTRLTLWRAQLAAVLDQPPYESVTEVGVSGAPDSPSTLLLAAWLRLQLQVPVDGELTTRATGSSGIHGVQLVRASGSIVLERSLDDVATLTQPGQPTHDLALPRRSLRDCLAEELRRLDPDDLFGNVVRHGVGQLSEPVQSN from the coding sequence GTGATCGTCGACCTGCCCGACAGCACCATCAGCCGCGTCCAGAAGACGCTGGTCAAGATCCGGGAAGAAGGAGGCGCGGTCGCGCTGGGCCGAGTCCTCACCCTGATCATCTCCACCCGTCTCGGTGACGAGGAGGAAGCCATCGAGGCCGCGAACGACGCCTCGCGAGAGCACCCCATGAGGGTCATCGTCGTCTCCACGTCGACCGACCTCGATCTCGACGAGGTCGACGGGCGACTGGACGCGCAGATCCGGGTGGGCGGCGACGCCGGTGCCAGCGAGGTCATCCTGCTCCGGGCCTACGGAGAGACCGCGAGCGACGAGGAGGGGCTCGTGACCGGGCTCCTGCTGCCCGACGCTCCCGTCGTCGCCTGGTGGCCGAAGACCGCTCCCGCCGTCGTCTCCGAGTCTCCCCTCGGGCGCATCGCGCAACGGCGGATCACGGATGCGGCGAGCCAGTCCAACCCACGCCAGTCGATCATCGACCTCGCCCGGAGCTACGCTCCCGGCGACACCGACTTCGCCTGGACCCGGCTCACCCTCTGGCGGGCGCAACTGGCTGCCGTGCTCGACCAACCGCCTTACGAATCGGTCACCGAGGTCGGTGTCTCCGGCGCACCCGATTCTCCGTCGACTTTGCTCTTGGCCGCCTGGTTGCGTCTGCAGCTCCAGGTACCCGTCGACGGTGAGCTGACGACCCGGGCGACGGGATCGAGCGGCATCCACGGTGTCCAACTGGTCCGCGCCTCCGGGTCCATCGTCCTCGAACGCTCCCTGGACGACGTGGCGACGCTCACCCAACCGGGTCAACCCACGCACGACCTCGCGCTGCCACGCCGCTCGCTGCGCGACTGCCTGGCCGAGGAACTCCGTAGACTCGACCCCGACGACCTGTTCGGGAACGTCGTGAGACACGGGGTCGGCCAACTGAGCGAACCCGTCCAGAGCAACTAG
- the zwf gene encoding glucose-6-phosphate dehydrogenase, whose protein sequence is MSPVPITPESNPLRLPSDRRLNRIAGPSGLIIFGVTGDLSRKKLMPAVYDLANRGLLPPGFALVGFARREFEGQDFEQVVYQAVKEHARTPFDEDVWRQLKEGFRFVQGVFDDADAFARLKDTIEELDRERGTMGNHAFYLSIPPKAFPMVTEQLRNSGLAEEKDGAWRRVVIEKPFGSDLTTARELNAVVETVFEPDSVFRIDHYLGKETVQNLLTLRFANQMYEPLWNSNYVDHVQITMAEDIGVGGRAGYYDGIGAARDVIQNHLLQLLALTAMEEPVTFAARDLRAEKEKILSAVRLPADLAAGTARGQYAGGWQGGEKVLGFLDEEGMNPESTTETFAAIKLEIATRRWAGVPFYLRAGKRLGRRVTEIAVVFKQVPENIFGTQTSLGQNALVIRVQPDEGVTLRFGSKVPGIGTQVRDVTMDFGYGHAFTEASPEAYERLILDVLLGDPPLFPRHEEVELSWKILDPIEEFWATEGQPEQYRPGTWGPASADELMARDGRTWRRP, encoded by the coding sequence ATGTCACCGGTGCCGATCACGCCGGAGTCCAACCCGCTCCGGTTGCCCTCCGACCGACGTCTCAACCGCATCGCGGGGCCCAGCGGTCTCATCATCTTCGGTGTGACGGGTGATCTCTCCCGCAAGAAGCTCATGCCCGCCGTGTACGACCTGGCCAACCGTGGCCTGCTGCCCCCCGGCTTCGCGCTCGTCGGCTTCGCCCGTCGTGAATTCGAGGGCCAGGACTTCGAACAGGTCGTGTACCAGGCCGTCAAGGAGCACGCTCGCACGCCTTTCGACGAAGACGTCTGGCGTCAACTCAAAGAAGGCTTCCGTTTCGTCCAGGGGGTCTTCGACGACGCCGACGCGTTCGCTCGGCTCAAGGACACCATCGAAGAGCTCGATCGTGAGCGCGGGACGATGGGCAACCACGCCTTCTACCTCTCGATCCCGCCCAAGGCGTTCCCCATGGTCACCGAGCAGTTGCGCAACTCGGGCCTCGCCGAGGAGAAGGACGGTGCGTGGAGACGCGTCGTCATCGAGAAGCCCTTCGGCAGCGACCTCACGACGGCCCGCGAGCTCAACGCCGTCGTCGAGACCGTCTTCGAGCCCGACAGCGTGTTCCGAATCGACCACTACCTCGGCAAAGAGACGGTGCAGAACCTCCTCACGCTGCGGTTCGCCAACCAGATGTACGAACCTCTCTGGAACTCCAACTACGTCGACCACGTGCAGATCACCATGGCCGAGGACATCGGCGTCGGCGGCCGCGCCGGTTACTACGACGGCATCGGCGCCGCTCGTGACGTCATCCAGAACCACCTCCTCCAGCTCCTCGCCCTGACGGCGATGGAAGAACCGGTCACCTTCGCCGCCCGTGACCTCCGGGCCGAGAAGGAGAAGATCCTCTCGGCCGTCCGCCTCCCCGCCGACCTCGCCGCGGGAACCGCGCGGGGTCAGTACGCCGGGGGGTGGCAGGGCGGAGAGAAGGTGCTCGGATTCCTGGACGAAGAAGGCATGAATCCCGAGAGCACGACCGAGACGTTCGCCGCCATCAAGCTCGAGATCGCGACCCGGCGGTGGGCGGGAGTCCCCTTCTACCTCCGGGCCGGAAAGCGTCTCGGCCGTCGCGTGACCGAGATCGCCGTCGTCTTCAAGCAGGTGCCCGAGAACATCTTCGGCACGCAGACGTCGCTGGGGCAGAACGCCCTCGTGATCCGGGTCCAGCCCGACGAGGGAGTGACCCTGCGCTTCGGGTCCAAGGTGCCCGGGATCGGCACGCAGGTCCGTGACGTCACGATGGACTTCGGATACGGGCACGCCTTCACCGAGGCGAGCCCGGAGGCCTACGAGCGTCTCATCCTCGACGTCCTCCTGGGCGACCCGCCCCTGTTCCCCCGGCACGAGGAGGTCGAGCTCTCCTGGAAGATCCTCGACCCGATCGAGGAGTTCTGGGCGACTGAGGGTCAGCCCGAACAGTACCGACCCGGCACGTGGGGACCCGCCTCTGCCGACGAACTCATGGCCCGTGACGGCCGTACCTGGAGGCGTCCGTGA
- a CDS encoding heme o synthase — translation MTAAVDIRPDTSPRGFRRKARAYVALTKPRVMELLLVTTAPTMFLAQGGIPNLWLVAATLIGGALSAGSASAFNCYIDRDIDRIMKRTQGRPLVTGEVSDREALIFSYVVGVASIVWLGLTVNLLSAALSLGAILFYVVVYTLWLKRRTPQNIVWGGIAGCMPVLIGWAAVTNDLSWSAVILFMVIFLWTPPHYWPLSMKYRDDYAAADVPMLAVVRGRSIVGLQVILYAWATVVCSLILVPVAGMGALYTVVALASGAWFVWESHRLYSRAIQHVAEVRPMRVFHSSITYLTLLFVAVGVDPLLPF, via the coding sequence ATGACCGCAGCCGTTGACATCCGCCCCGACACGTCACCCCGGGGCTTCCGTCGCAAGGCTCGGGCGTACGTCGCCCTCACGAAGCCCCGCGTGATGGAGCTCCTGCTCGTCACCACGGCGCCGACGATGTTCCTGGCCCAGGGCGGCATCCCCAACCTGTGGCTCGTCGCCGCGACGCTGATCGGTGGTGCGCTCAGCGCCGGTTCGGCCTCGGCCTTCAACTGCTACATCGATCGCGACATCGACCGCATCATGAAGCGGACGCAGGGCCGACCCCTCGTGACCGGCGAGGTCAGCGACCGCGAGGCGTTGATCTTCTCGTACGTGGTCGGCGTCGCGTCGATCGTCTGGCTCGGCCTGACGGTCAACCTGCTCTCGGCGGCGCTGTCGCTCGGGGCGATCCTCTTCTACGTCGTCGTGTACACGCTCTGGCTGAAGCGCCGCACGCCGCAGAACATCGTGTGGGGCGGCATCGCCGGGTGCATGCCGGTGCTCATCGGCTGGGCCGCCGTCACGAACGACCTGTCCTGGTCGGCCGTCATCCTCTTCATGGTCATCTTCCTCTGGACGCCGCCGCACTACTGGCCGCTGTCGATGAAGTACCGCGACGACTACGCCGCGGCCGACGTCCCCATGCTCGCCGTGGTGCGCGGCCGGTCGATCGTCGGCCTGCAGGTGATCCTCTACGCCTGGGCCACCGTGGTCTGCTCCCTGATCCTCGTCCCCGTCGCCGGCATGGGCGCGCTTTACACCGTCGTGGCACTCGCGAGCGGGGCCTGGTTCGTCTGGGAGTCGCACCGGCTCTACAGCCGGGCCATCCAGCACGTCGCCGAGGTCCGTCCGATGCGCGTCTTCCACAGCTCCATCACGTACCTCACGCTCCTGTTCGTCGCCGTCGGGGTCGACCCCCTGCTGCCGTTCTGA
- a CDS encoding glucose-6-phosphate isomerase — protein sequence MTITIAASGDAAQAVETVVPQLVSDLVASGITAQNPTLWGPDAEDESAKRLGWTEAVVVSTPLLDEIDSLRDELAAKGVDHVVLAGMGGSSLAPEVITRTYGVELTVLDATEPGQVLTALADRLERTVLVVSSKSGSTVETASQRKTFEKAFTDAGIDPVERIVVVTDPGSPLDGQAREAGYRVFNADPNIGGRYSALSAFGLVPSGLAGADIRELLAEADAVTVELAQDRADNPGLVLGAVLAGTSPLRDKIAIVADGTHIVGFPDWAEQLIAESTGKQGRGLLPVVIGTSAPEITAGLHDVQVVRLVANADETREVAPGEVEISGSLGGQIMVWEYAVAVAGRLLDINPFDQPDVESAKVATRALLDDRPEPTPPAFTAEGVEVREVGGIELGDSLESAVAALLSHLSDDGYVSIQAYVDRVANPQLEEVRDLLAMRTQRPVTFGWGPRFLHSTGQYHKGGPANGVFLQITQVPATDLEIPDSPFTFGQLVQAQAAGDAKVLAEHGRPVLTLTVTDVAAALPVITAALR from the coding sequence GTGACCATCACCATCGCTGCCAGCGGCGACGCCGCACAGGCGGTCGAGACGGTCGTCCCGCAGCTCGTGAGCGACCTCGTCGCCTCGGGCATCACGGCTCAGAACCCCACCCTGTGGGGCCCTGACGCCGAGGACGAGTCCGCCAAGCGTCTCGGCTGGACCGAGGCCGTCGTGGTCTCGACTCCGCTGCTCGACGAGATCGACTCGCTCCGGGACGAGCTCGCCGCCAAGGGCGTCGATCACGTCGTGCTCGCGGGCATGGGTGGATCGTCGCTCGCGCCCGAGGTCATCACCCGCACCTACGGCGTCGAGCTCACCGTGCTCGACGCCACGGAGCCCGGTCAGGTCCTCACGGCCCTCGCCGACCGTCTCGAGCGCACCGTGCTCGTGGTCTCGTCGAAGTCGGGTTCCACCGTCGAGACCGCCAGCCAGCGCAAGACCTTCGAGAAGGCGTTCACCGACGCCGGCATCGACCCCGTCGAGCGCATCGTCGTGGTCACCGATCCCGGATCGCCCCTCGACGGGCAGGCCCGTGAGGCCGGTTACCGCGTCTTCAACGCCGACCCCAACATCGGCGGGCGCTACTCGGCCCTGTCGGCGTTCGGCCTCGTGCCGTCCGGCCTGGCCGGCGCCGACATCCGCGAGCTGCTCGCCGAGGCCGACGCCGTCACGGTCGAGCTGGCCCAGGACCGCGCCGACAACCCGGGTCTCGTGTTGGGTGCCGTCCTGGCAGGCACCTCGCCCCTGCGCGACAAGATCGCCATCGTCGCCGACGGCACCCACATCGTGGGGTTCCCGGACTGGGCCGAACAGCTCATCGCCGAGTCGACCGGCAAGCAGGGTCGCGGCCTGCTCCCCGTCGTCATCGGCACCTCCGCCCCCGAGATCACGGCGGGGCTGCACGACGTGCAGGTCGTCCGTCTCGTGGCGAACGCCGACGAGACCCGTGAGGTCGCGCCCGGCGAGGTCGAGATCTCGGGTTCGCTCGGTGGCCAGATCATGGTCTGGGAGTACGCCGTCGCCGTGGCCGGGCGTCTGCTCGACATCAACCCGTTCGACCAGCCCGACGTCGAGTCGGCCAAGGTCGCGACGCGGGCGTTGCTCGACGACCGTCCCGAGCCCACTCCCCCGGCCTTCACGGCCGAGGGTGTCGAGGTCCGCGAGGTCGGGGGAATCGAGCTGGGCGACTCTCTCGAGTCCGCCGTGGCCGCGCTCCTCTCGCACCTGAGCGATGACGGCTACGTCTCGATCCAGGCCTACGTCGACCGCGTGGCGAACCCCCAGCTCGAAGAGGTCCGCGACCTCCTCGCGATGCGCACGCAGCGTCCCGTCACCTTCGGATGGGGTCCGCGCTTCTTGCACTCGACGGGTCAATACCACAAGGGTGGGCCGGCCAACGGGGTGTTCCTGCAGATCACGCAGGTCCCCGCGACCGACCTCGAGATCCCGGACAGCCCGTTCACGTTCGGGCAGCTCGTGCAGGCCCAGGCCGCCGGTGATGCCAAGGTCCTGGCCGAGCACGGTCGTCCCGTGCTCACGCTGACGGTGACCGACGTGGCGGCCGCGCTGCCGGTCATCACCGCCGCACTCCGCTGA
- a CDS encoding GNAT family N-acetyltransferase codes for MRPSDWTVRPARPDDLEQLTALKLVVLRPEFERLGIWNPARHRARFVREYVADETRVVEGDQRLLGCIALHPDGDTTWLRHFYLVEEARGHGIGTTLLSQAIDSVTTGSVTLDVLTGSRAVSLYERTGFVVVEQDDVDTVMRRG; via the coding sequence GTGAGGCCGTCCGACTGGACCGTCCGTCCGGCGCGCCCGGACGACCTCGAACAGCTGACCGCTCTCAAGCTCGTGGTGCTCCGACCCGAGTTCGAGAGGCTCGGCATCTGGAACCCGGCCCGCCACCGGGCTCGATTCGTCCGCGAGTACGTGGCCGACGAGACACGAGTCGTCGAAGGCGACCAGCGCCTCCTCGGCTGCATCGCGCTTCACCCGGACGGCGACACGACCTGGCTCCGTCACTTCTACCTGGTCGAGGAGGCGCGGGGTCACGGGATCGGGACGACCCTCCTCTCGCAGGCGATCGACTCGGTCACCACGGGGTCGGTCACCCTCGACGTGCTCACGGGAAGCCGAGCCGTGTCGCTCTACGAGCGGACGGGCTTCGTCGTCGTCGAGCAGGACGACGTCGACACCGTCATGCGCCGGGGCTAG
- the tkt gene encoding transketolase produces the protein MADLQWESIDNKAVDTVRVLAADAVEKVGNGHPGTAMSLAPAAYLLFQKVMRRDPSDSTWIGRDRFILSVGHSSLTQYIQFYLGGYGLELDDLEALRIWGSKTPGHPEYGHTDGIEITTGPLGQGFASSVGFAYAARFERGLFDPDAAPGTSPFDHFVYVIAGDGDMQEGVTSEAASLAGHQKLGNLVAIYDSNQISIEDDTNIAFTEDVHKRFESYDWDVQVVDWKKTGEYVEDVAELHDAIEKAKAVTDKPSLIILKTIIGWPSPKKQNSGKIHGSALGADEVAGLKSVLGFDPEKSFDVDPAVLEHTRKAVERGQAQHAEWDEKLAAWASANPDKKVMLDRILANELPEGVEEALPVFEAGKDVSTRAASGKVINALAGVVPELWGGSADLAESNLTTITGSKSFVPTEWSTDEWSGDPYGRVLHFGIREHAMGAILNGITLHGNTRPFGGTFLIFSDYMRPAVRLAALMKSPAIYVWTHDSVALGEDGPTHQPIEQLASLRAIPDLDVVRPADANETAWAWATILERHHGPAGIALSRQNLPVFERGTGDAEGDTFASAKNVAKGAYVLAEAPGGTPDVIFVATGSEVQIAVEAREVLRGEGINARVVSAPSIEWFDEQSDEYKEAVLPAAVKARVSIEAGVAMPWRGIVGDAGRSVSIEHFGASADYKTLFKQFGMTTEAAVAAAKDSIAAL, from the coding sequence GTGGCAGATCTGCAATGGGAATCCATTGACAACAAAGCAGTAGACACGGTCCGCGTCCTCGCGGCCGACGCGGTCGAGAAGGTCGGCAACGGTCACCCCGGCACCGCGATGAGCCTGGCGCCCGCCGCGTACCTGCTCTTCCAGAAGGTCATGCGTCGTGACCCGAGCGACAGCACCTGGATCGGTCGCGACCGGTTCATCCTGTCCGTCGGCCACAGCTCGCTGACGCAGTACATCCAGTTCTACCTGGGCGGCTACGGTCTCGAGCTCGACGACCTCGAGGCCCTGCGCATCTGGGGCTCGAAGACCCCCGGCCACCCCGAGTACGGCCACACGGACGGCATCGAGATCACCACCGGTCCGCTGGGCCAGGGCTTCGCCAGCTCGGTGGGCTTCGCCTACGCCGCCCGTTTCGAGCGCGGCCTGTTCGACCCCGACGCCGCCCCCGGCACGAGCCCCTTCGACCACTTCGTGTACGTCATCGCCGGTGACGGCGACATGCAAGAGGGCGTCACGAGCGAGGCCGCGTCGCTGGCCGGGCACCAGAAGCTCGGCAACCTCGTCGCCATCTACGACTCGAACCAGATCTCGATCGAGGACGACACCAACATCGCCTTCACCGAGGACGTCCACAAGCGCTTCGAGTCCTACGACTGGGACGTCCAGGTCGTCGACTGGAAGAAGACCGGCGAGTACGTCGAGGACGTCGCCGAGCTGCACGACGCCATCGAGAAGGCCAAGGCCGTCACCGACAAGCCCTCCCTGATCATCCTCAAGACGATCATCGGCTGGCCCTCGCCCAAGAAGCAGAACTCCGGCAAGATCCACGGTTCGGCCCTCGGCGCCGACGAGGTCGCCGGCCTCAAGTCGGTCCTCGGGTTCGACCCCGAGAAGTCCTTCGACGTCGACCCCGCCGTCCTCGAGCACACCCGCAAGGCCGTCGAGCGCGGTCAGGCCCAGCACGCCGAGTGGGACGAGAAGCTCGCCGCCTGGGCGTCGGCCAACCCCGACAAGAAGGTCATGCTCGACCGCATCCTCGCGAACGAGCTGCCCGAGGGCGTCGAAGAAGCGCTCCCCGTCTTCGAGGCCGGCAAGGACGTCTCCACCCGCGCCGCCTCCGGCAAGGTCATCAACGCCCTCGCCGGCGTGGTCCCCGAGCTCTGGGGCGGGTCGGCCGACCTGGCCGAGTCGAACCTGACGACGATCACGGGCTCGAAGTCGTTCGTCCCCACCGAGTGGTCGACCGACGAGTGGAGCGGAGACCCCTACGGTCGCGTTCTGCACTTCGGCATCCGCGAGCACGCGATGGGCGCCATCCTCAACGGCATCACGCTGCACGGCAACACGCGCCCGTTCGGTGGCACGTTCCTGATCTTCAGCGACTACATGCGCCCGGCGGTCCGCCTCGCGGCACTGATGAAGTCCCCGGCGATCTACGTCTGGACCCACGACTCCGTGGCCCTGGGCGAGGACGGTCCGACGCACCAGCCGATCGAGCAGCTCGCGTCGCTCCGCGCGATCCCCGACCTCGACGTCGTGCGTCCCGCCGACGCCAACGAGACGGCCTGGGCCTGGGCGACGATCCTCGAGCGCCACCACGGCCCCGCCGGCATCGCGCTCAGCCGTCAGAACCTGCCCGTCTTCGAGCGCGGCACCGGTGACGCCGAGGGTGACACCTTCGCGTCGGCGAAGAACGTGGCGAAGGGCGCCTACGTCCTGGCCGAGGCACCGGGCGGAACGCCCGACGTGATCTTCGTCGCCACGGGTTCCGAGGTGCAGATCGCCGTCGAGGCCCGTGAGGTCCTGCGCGGCGAGGGCATCAACGCCCGCGTCGTCTCGGCACCGAGCATCGAGTGGTTCGACGAGCAGAGCGACGAGTACAAGGAGGCGGTCCTCCCGGCCGCCGTCAAGGCCCGCGTCTCGATCGAGGCCGGTGTGGCCATGCCGTGGCGCGGCATCGTCGGTGACGCCGGTCGCAGCGTGTCGATCGAGCACTTCGGTGCTTCGGCCGACTACAAGACGCTGTTCAAGCAGTTCGGCATGACGACCGAAGCCGCCGTCGCCGCCGCCAAGGACTCGATCGCCGCTCTCTGA
- a CDS encoding COX15/CtaA family protein, translating to MSNAQVGATGVLTRAWSWLPTTVDRRVRFVAWASFVCQVLLIGTGGAVRLTGSGLGCPTWPRCTADSFVSTPEMGIHGVIEFGNRLLTFVLTLVVILAFLFVLRMRKVRRDFFWLTLVQGLSIPFQAVLGGITVLTGLNPYIVGAHFVVSIVLVALTTTLLWRVYRGPRGHHAATPRGYARLVHVTAAVVGVTVIVGVLTTGSGPHAGDAATPRNGLDPAIMDHVHSWPAYATLALTLAVLAWTLQAGLPRRFPVALLGVELVQIAVGITQARSGLPPLLVGSHMVLAALLVAATTAVVLSLRNDQAPDEVEPIVEAAAARV from the coding sequence GTGAGCAACGCACAGGTGGGCGCCACCGGAGTCCTGACCCGAGCCTGGTCGTGGCTCCCCACGACCGTCGATCGCCGGGTCCGTTTCGTCGCGTGGGCGTCGTTCGTCTGCCAGGTGCTGCTGATCGGCACGGGAGGTGCGGTGCGGCTCACGGGATCGGGGCTCGGCTGCCCCACCTGGCCACGCTGCACCGCCGACTCCTTCGTCAGCACGCCCGAGATGGGCATCCACGGGGTCATCGAGTTCGGCAACCGCCTCCTGACCTTCGTGCTCACGCTCGTCGTCATCCTCGCCTTCCTTTTCGTGCTGCGGATGCGGAAGGTCCGCCGCGACTTCTTCTGGCTCACCCTCGTCCAGGGCCTGAGCATCCCCTTCCAGGCCGTGCTCGGGGGGATCACCGTCCTCACCGGTCTGAACCCGTACATCGTCGGGGCACACTTCGTCGTCTCGATCGTCCTCGTCGCCCTCACCACCACCCTGCTCTGGCGCGTGTACCGCGGGCCCCGTGGGCACCACGCCGCCACTCCGCGTGGTTATGCGCGACTCGTCCACGTGACGGCCGCCGTGGTCGGCGTCACCGTGATCGTCGGCGTCCTGACGACCGGCTCCGGCCCGCACGCCGGCGATGCGGCGACCCCCCGCAACGGCCTCGACCCGGCGATCATGGACCACGTCCACAGCTGGCCGGCCTACGCGACCCTCGCTCTCACCCTGGCGGTCCTCGCCTGGACCCTCCAGGCGGGCCTCCCCCGTCGGTTCCCCGTGGCCCTGCTGGGCGTCGAACTCGTCCAGATCGCCGTCGGCATCACCCAGGCTCGCTCCGGACTGCCGCCCCTGCTCGTGGGGAGTCACATGGTCCTGGCCGCGCTGCTGGTGGCCGCGACGACCGCCGTGGTGCTGTCGCTGCGCAACGACCAGGCTCCCGACGAGGTCGAGCCGATCGTCGAGGCGGCCGCCGCCCGCGTCTGA
- a CDS encoding RNA polymerase-binding protein RbpA: MASGGSAIRGSRVGAGPMGEQDRGFHAERITISYWDALGNEVVRHFAANVPDEEIPETVDSPSSGLPAGRDKANPPTVAKLEPYKTHLAYVKERRTEEEAEQLLEEALQQLRVRRGKA; encoded by the coding sequence ATGGCCTCGGGCGGTAGCGCAATCCGCGGCTCGCGCGTCGGCGCAGGTCCCATGGGTGAGCAAGATCGCGGCTTCCACGCCGAGCGGATCACCATCTCGTACTGGGATGCCCTCGGCAACGAGGTCGTCCGTCACTTCGCGGCCAACGTGCCCGACGAAGAGATCCCCGAGACCGTCGACTCACCCTCGAGTGGATTGCCGGCAGGGCGCGACAAGGCGAACCCGCCGACGGTCGCGAAGCTGGAGCCGTACAAGACGCACCTCGCGTACGTCAAAGAGCGACGGACCGAAGAAGAAGCCGAGCAGTTGCTCGAAGAGGCTCTGCAGCAGCTGCGAGTCCGACGCGGCAAGGCCTGA
- the pgl gene encoding 6-phosphogluconolactonase, translating to MTNERRVLVHPDKESLGASVAARFITKIIDVLEEQNYASVVVSGGSVSTLVLAAINASPARDSVDWSKVSIWWADERWVPAGDADRNDTQAGIDLLDHIGLLPENVHRFGAVGDFDDVEAAADAYRNELLQHAQADDAAPRFDITLLGVGPDGHVASLFPDKAQIRQLEPTVLTIDDSPKPPPVRLTLSLPVINNSQRVWMILAGAEKASSLGLALAGAGADQVPVAGVKGRKRTVFFVDQDAAAEVPENLIASTY from the coding sequence GTGACGAACGAACGCCGGGTGCTGGTCCACCCCGACAAAGAATCGCTGGGTGCCTCCGTGGCCGCCCGCTTCATCACCAAGATCATCGACGTGCTCGAAGAGCAAAACTACGCGTCGGTCGTCGTCAGCGGTGGCTCGGTGAGCACCCTCGTGCTGGCGGCCATCAACGCGTCGCCGGCTCGTGACAGCGTCGACTGGTCGAAGGTCTCGATCTGGTGGGCCGACGAGCGCTGGGTCCCCGCAGGGGACGCGGACCGAAACGACACCCAGGCCGGCATCGACCTGCTCGACCACATCGGGTTGCTGCCCGAGAACGTCCACCGATTCGGTGCGGTCGGCGACTTCGACGACGTCGAGGCGGCCGCCGACGCTTACCGGAACGAGTTGCTGCAGCACGCACAGGCCGACGACGCGGCCCCCCGCTTCGACATCACGCTCCTCGGGGTCGGTCCCGACGGTCACGTCGCCTCGTTGTTCCCGGACAAGGCACAGATCCGTCAGCTCGAGCCGACCGTGCTCACGATCGACGACTCCCCCAAGCCTCCGCCCGTACGCCTCACGTTGAGCCTGCCGGTCATCAACAACTCCCAGCGCGTCTGGATGATCCTCGCCGGAGCCGAGAAGGCTTCGTCGTTGGGGCTCGCCCTGGCGGGTGCCGGCGCAGACCAGGTGCCGGTGGCAGGGGTCAAGGGACGCAAGCGGACGGTCTTCTTCGTCGACCAGGACGCGGCGGCTGAGGTCCCCGAGAACTTGATCGCCTCCACCTACTGA